From Carassius gibelio isolate Cgi1373 ecotype wild population from Czech Republic chromosome B21, carGib1.2-hapl.c, whole genome shotgun sequence, the proteins below share one genomic window:
- the LOC127985440 gene encoding solute carrier family 35 member F2-like: MTDQVGENSFEHERLGALSHWRRFLCGPRNLKFKDVFTWQLCKTIAMGQALSMLICGTAVTCQYLVDAGVETPMMQSFLNYTLLLLTYTLVLAFRRGENNIGQILKTKWWKYFLMALTDVEANYTVVKAYQFTTLTSIQLLDCFVIPVLMVLSWIFLKTRYRPLHFIAVAVCLLGVGAMVGADLLAGRDQGSSSHVLLGDGLVLVSAALYAVSNVCQEYTVKNLSRVEFLGMMGLFGTLISGVQMAILESRAIPVISWNWTICLLFVAYTLCMYGLYSFMPVVVNLTSATAVNLSLLTADLFSLFCGMFLFHYNFSALYIVSFVVITLGFILFNIVPTYTADQSYSTNDRAYHLASSADVQQDGDIVGDWLQKEGQENEDRIGSSHRAHCNGFCSQI; the protein is encoded by the exons ATGACGGATCAAG TGGGAGAGAACTCTTTTGAACATGAAAGATTGGGAGCTCTCAGCCACTGGCGGAGATTTCTTTGTGGTCCACGGAATCTCAAGTTTAAGGATGTGTTTACATG GCAGCTCTGCAAAACTATTGCAATGGGTCAAGCCCTGTCTATGCTGATATGTGGGACGGCAGTTACATGTCAGTATTTGGTAGATGCCGGGGTGGAGACGCCAATGATGCAAAGCTTCCTCAATTACACCTTGCTGCTGCTCACCTATACTTTAGTCTTAGCCTTCAGGAGAG gtGAAAATAATATTGGTCAAATTCTAAAAACAAAGTGGTGGAAATATTTTCTGATGGCTCTCACGGATGTGGAAGCCAACTACACAGTTGTGAAGGCATACCAGTTCACTACCCTTACAAGTATACAG CTGCTGGACTGCTTTGTGATCCCGGTTCTGATGGTGCTCTCATGGATCTTCTTGAAAACTCGCTACAGACCATTGCATTTTATAGCAGTGGCTGTGTGTTTGCTTGGAGTCGGTGCGATGGTGGGAGCAGATCTGCTGGCAGGGAGAGACCAAGGCTCAA GTAGTCATGTGTTGTTGGGGGATGGACTCGTGCTGGTCAGTGCTGCTCTGTACGCAGTGTCTAACGTCTGTCAGGAATACACAGTGAAAAACCTGAGCAGGGTGGAGTTTTTGGGCATGATGGGGCTCTTTGGGACACTCATCAGTGGTGTGCAGAT GGCTATACTTGAATCCAGAGCTATACCTGTCATCAGCTGGAACTGGACAATAT GCCTGCTCTTTGTTGCGTATACTCTGTGCATGTATGGGCTGTACAGTTTCATGCCTGTAGTGGTAAATCTGACCAGTGCCACAGCTGTGAACCTCTCACTGCTGACTGCTGACCTCTTCAGCCTCTTCTGTGGCATGTTCCTTTTTCACTACAAT TTCTCCGCCCTGTATATTGTGTCTTTTGTGGTGATCACACTTGGTTTCATCTTGTTCAACATCGTACCGACCTACACAGCAGATCAGTCTTATTCCACTAATGACAGGGCATATCATCTGGCTTCGTCTGCGGATGTCCAGCAAGATGGAGACATTGTAGGAGACTGGCTGCAAAAGGAAGGACAAGAGAATGAGGACAGGATAGGATCCAGTCACAGAGCACATTGCAATGGATTCTGTTCTCAGATATAA
- the LOC127985420 gene encoding ELMO domain-containing protein 1-like isoform X1, with amino-acid sequence MKHFLRVLTQLLVFLYCKCLWRGLKFVIRKLTGRCELQRICYNNKPGARRTLKIESSLKCSKHELLQSAINAHPDSVEKTIDDIMSLKKINLDTNPQLGISLQACLLQIVGYRNLVVEVEKLRREPYDCENQAHEEMLMKLWKELRPDSPLSGRISKQWCEIGFQGNDPKTDFRGMGLLGLHNLLYFAEHDKATALQVLHDSLQPKHRNVSKVEASKMSKAEWDKKKFDKAIGYSFAIVGINITDLAYSLLVSGALKTHLYNVAPEMPSLVHFQQTFCYLMQEFHRFWMEEDPCDIMEFNRVRTKFHKHVLKQLKNPDMALCPHFTATDLHLVNL; translated from the exons ATGAAGCATTTTCTGAG GGTACTGACCCAGTTACTGGTGTTCCTGTACTGTAAGTGTTTGTGGCGGGGCCTGAAGTTTGTCATTAGGAAGTTAACAGGACGATGTGAGCTTCAACGCATCTGTTACAATAACAAACCCGGTGCTCGAAGGACGCTCAAGATCG aaTCCTCACTCAAATGCTCTAAACATGAG CTTTTGCAGTCTGCCATCAACGCTCATCCAGATTCTGTGGAGAAGACTATCGATGATATAATGTCACTGAAAAAGATCAACCTTGACACTAACCCACA GCTTGGCATCTCTCTCCAGGCTTGCCTGCTCCAGATCGTGGGTTACCGAAACCTAGTAGTGGAGGTGGAGAAGCTGCGTAGAGAGCCATATGACTGTGAAAACCAAGCACATGAGGAGATGCTCATGAAG CTGTGGAAGGAACTCCGTCCTGATTCTCCTCTCTCTGGACGCATCTCAAAGCAATGGTGTGAGATTGGTTTCCAAGGAAACGACCCCAAGACTGATTTCAGGGGCATGGGTCTCCTGGGATTGCACAACCTACT GTATTTTGCAGAGCATGACAAAGCCACCGCTCTCCAAGTTCTTCATGACTCCCTGCAGCCCAAGCACAG GAACGTTTCCAAAGTGGAAGCCAG CAAGATGAGCAAAGCTGAGTGGGACAAGAAGAAATTTGACAAAGCGATTGG ATACTCCTTTGCCATAGTTGGCATAAACATCACTGACCTGGCATATTCCCTGCTGGTGAGCGGGGCTCTGAAGACTCATCTGTACAATGTGGCACCAGAGATGCCAAGTCTAGTGCACTTCCAACAGACCTTCT GTTATCTGATGCAGGAGTTCCACAGGTTCTGGATGGAGGAAgatccatgtgacatcatggAGTTCAATCGTGTGCGCACCAAGTTCCACAAGCACGTCCTGAAGCAGCTGAAGAACCCTGACATGGCACTGTGTCCTCACTTCACCGCCACTGACCTTCACCTGGTCAACCTGTAG
- the LOC127985420 gene encoding ELMO domain-containing protein 1-like isoform X2, which produces MKHFLRVLTQLLVFLYCKCLWRGLKFVIRKLTGRCELQRICYNNKPGARRTLKIESSLKCSKHELLQSAINAHPDSVEKTIDDIMSLKKINLDTNPQLGISLQACLLQIVGYRNLVVEVEKLRREPYDCENQAHEEMLMKLWKELRPDSPLSGRISKQWCEIGFQGNDPKTDFRGMGLLGLHNLLYFAEHDKATALQVLHDSLQPKHSKMSKAEWDKKKFDKAIGYSFAIVGINITDLAYSLLVSGALKTHLYNVAPEMPSLVHFQQTFCYLMQEFHRFWMEEDPCDIMEFNRVRTKFHKHVLKQLKNPDMALCPHFTATDLHLVNL; this is translated from the exons ATGAAGCATTTTCTGAG GGTACTGACCCAGTTACTGGTGTTCCTGTACTGTAAGTGTTTGTGGCGGGGCCTGAAGTTTGTCATTAGGAAGTTAACAGGACGATGTGAGCTTCAACGCATCTGTTACAATAACAAACCCGGTGCTCGAAGGACGCTCAAGATCG aaTCCTCACTCAAATGCTCTAAACATGAG CTTTTGCAGTCTGCCATCAACGCTCATCCAGATTCTGTGGAGAAGACTATCGATGATATAATGTCACTGAAAAAGATCAACCTTGACACTAACCCACA GCTTGGCATCTCTCTCCAGGCTTGCCTGCTCCAGATCGTGGGTTACCGAAACCTAGTAGTGGAGGTGGAGAAGCTGCGTAGAGAGCCATATGACTGTGAAAACCAAGCACATGAGGAGATGCTCATGAAG CTGTGGAAGGAACTCCGTCCTGATTCTCCTCTCTCTGGACGCATCTCAAAGCAATGGTGTGAGATTGGTTTCCAAGGAAACGACCCCAAGACTGATTTCAGGGGCATGGGTCTCCTGGGATTGCACAACCTACT GTATTTTGCAGAGCATGACAAAGCCACCGCTCTCCAAGTTCTTCATGACTCCCTGCAGCCCAAGCACAG CAAGATGAGCAAAGCTGAGTGGGACAAGAAGAAATTTGACAAAGCGATTGG ATACTCCTTTGCCATAGTTGGCATAAACATCACTGACCTGGCATATTCCCTGCTGGTGAGCGGGGCTCTGAAGACTCATCTGTACAATGTGGCACCAGAGATGCCAAGTCTAGTGCACTTCCAACAGACCTTCT GTTATCTGATGCAGGAGTTCCACAGGTTCTGGATGGAGGAAgatccatgtgacatcatggAGTTCAATCGTGTGCGCACCAAGTTCCACAAGCACGTCCTGAAGCAGCTGAAGAACCCTGACATGGCACTGTGTCCTCACTTCACCGCCACTGACCTTCACCTGGTCAACCTGTAG